The Panthera leo isolate Ple1 chromosome A3, P.leo_Ple1_pat1.1, whole genome shotgun sequence genome contains the following window.
TCCGCGCCACCTGCCGGCCGTGCGGCCTCTcgggggccgccgccgccgccccgccatCCCCGCGCGGCCGCCACTTCTGGAGGGCAGGCCCGCACCTGCTGGCTGCCCGGCAGCGCGCCGCCTCCGAGGTGGCCCAGACCGGGGGCGGGGCGTCCTAGGGCTCGGGGGAGCCTGACGTCACCGCCGGGACGCAGACCGGGACCGGACCTGTCTTCTGAGGACCGAgtgccggggagggggaggggggcggcggagAGCAGGCGGGCggcgtggggagggggaagggaggccgCCACGGGAGGGGGCGCCGGACTTGGCGAGTGCGGCGGCCGTGCACGGAAGGGGAGGGGTCGGGCCCGGCCCCCGCTCGCCCCGTGTGACGCGTCTCTCCGGGTGCCCAGGGCAGGATGTACACGCTGCTGTCGGGCCTGTACAAGTACATGTTCCAGAAGGACGAGTACTGCATCCTGATCCTGGGCCTGGACAATGCCGGCAAGACGGTGTGTGCCCGTCCCTCTGTCACCACCCCCTCCGTGGTCCTTGTGGTGGTCTACCTGGAGCTGCGTGTTTACTGCCCAGAGTCCTCTCCAGCtgctttagaaacaaaaacactgttcTGTTCTGCTTTGTTCTCAAGGAAAAGTCCCAAGAAGGGATGTTTGGGAAATAGACCGGAAAGGATCCCAGTCCTTACCTGCTGTCCGTTTCTCTTGTCAGACGTTCTTGGAGCAGTCAAAAACCCGGTTTAACAAGAACTACAAGGGGATGAGCCTATCCAAAATCACTACCACCGTGGGTCTGAACAGTAAGGGGGTCCCTCAGGGCTGTGGGTTTGTGGGGCAGACCCCTGAGGATGCTGTGATGTCCGCAGGCCAGCAGGCAGATGGGCAGGGCCATGTGAAGCTTTTATCCCAGTTCACACTGGGCGGATGGTGGGGGAGCACCAGAGTGGCTCGTTCCTCTCCTGGAGCTGGCAGGCGGCACGTCAGGGACCCAGGACACGCGGCCTCATCCGTCTTCTTCTCTCCCCAGTCGGCACTGTGGACGTGGGAAAGGCTCGCCTCATGTTCTGGGACTTGGGGGGCCAGGAAGAGCTGCAGTCTCTGTGGGACAAGGTAAGATAAACGCTGTGTAGGGTCCTTGGCCACGCGCTGCCTGTCCTCAGGCCGTTTCTCCCCCGGTGACACCCCTTGGCCGCTTCCTTTCCTCGTAAGGCCTCAGactccccttttttctttgttgttggtAGCTTTGTCACCCACTTTGTTCCCcgggcttcccccccccccccccccccccgccatcctaTCCCAGCTCCCGAGTCCTTCCCCCAAGAGCAAGGATGTACTTGATTCCCTCTGACCTGGAGATGTTGCTGCTACCACAGGACAAGACGAAAGCTGGCCAGGAAACAGGTGTGGGGGAGGTACGATGACAGCAGGACACTCCGCTTCACCGCTGGGGCTGAGTCCCTCTGCTCGGGCCCTTTCCCTCAGTTGTAGCTTGGGACCTGGTCTCTGTGGTGGCCTCTTCCCCATTAGGGGAGGATGTTTTCACAGGCCTTTAACAGCTGCCTTTTTTCTTGCTGAGGTTTTGGGGTGTTTCCAGGGCCCCGGTGCCGTGCTGCTTTTCCCACACACCCCAGCCCCGAGGTCTGTCTTCAGCtcgccctgtgccaggcactggggtccAGCAGCGAGCAGGACAGACCTAGCCTCTCCCTTAGGCGGCCCCCTCCTGGTGGATTGGTACAGTGGATTTGGTGCAGCCAATGCGAGGGGCACAGATGTGCCTGCCCCAGTTCCAGGGGCACGGACACGCTCATCTGCACTCTCGTTAGTCA
Protein-coding sequences here:
- the ARFRP1 gene encoding ADP-ribosylation factor-related protein 1 isoform X3 translates to MYTLLSGLYKYMFQKDEYCILILGLDNAGKTTFLEQSKTRFNKNYKGMSLSKITTTSALWTWERLASCSGTWGARKSCSLCGTRTRRKLARKQVWGSTTRSATVSSMSSTPQMRRGCPSPSERSRRWSRVRRWTVSPSWCWPTSRTLRLASRSPTSRLRSVIAPPRLAGATA
- the ARFRP1 gene encoding ADP-ribosylation factor-related protein 1 isoform X4 is translated as MYTLLSGLYKYMFQKDEYCILILGLDNAGKTTFLEQSKTRFNKNYKGMSLSKITTTVGLNIGTVDVGKARLMFWDLGGQEELQSLWDKDKTKAGQETGVGEYYAECHGVIYVIDSTDEERLSESKRAFEKMVTSEALDGVPILVLANKQDVEPFGATCSSS